A genome region from Coffea arabica cultivar ET-39 chromosome 7e, Coffea Arabica ET-39 HiFi, whole genome shotgun sequence includes the following:
- the LOC113699013 gene encoding homeobox-leucine zipper protein ATHB-16 gives MKRLGSSDSLGALMSICPTSTDEHNQGNSHVYPREFQSMLEGLDEEGCVEESGHVPEKKRRLSVDQVKALEKNFEVENKLEPERKVKLAQELGLQPRQVAVWFQNRRARWKTKQLERDYGVLKANYDTLKHNYENLQHDNEALIKEIRELKSKLQDDKSEGKVLVKEEVMVSESDDDKAIDHQAKTSMDDVLAECDEDDDANELNFVESFNSSNGVMNGASIFTDFKDGSCDSDSSAILNEENLNNSSSSPNAAISSSGGGVVLQTVPHQFLISNGGGGGGGSSSTTISNGFQFGHDSKAAILGEAHKSSSSAAAAAAYQPQFVKIEEHNFFSGDDSCSTFFSDDQPPTLHWYCPEEWN, from the exons ATGAAGAGACTTGGCAGCTCTGATTCCTTGGGTGCTTTGATGTCTATCTGTCCAACTTCTACAG ATGAGCATAACCAAGGAAACAGCCATGTTTACCCAAGGGAATTTCAATCCATGTTGGAAGGCTTAGATGAGGAAGGCTGTGTGGAGGAATCTGGCCATGTCCCAGAGAAAAAGAGGAGGCTAAGTGTGGATCAAGTCAAGGCATTAGAAAAGAATTTTGAGGTTGAAAACAAACTTGAACCAGAGAGAAAAGTTAAGCTTGCTCAAGAACTTGGTTTGCAGCCTCGACAGGTTGCTGTTTGGTTCCAAAACCGCCGCGCTAGGTGGAAAACTAAGCAGTTGGAGAGAGATTACGGCGTCCTCAAAGCCAATTATGATACCCTCAAACACAATTATGAGAATCTCCAGCATGACAATGAAGCTCTGATCAAAGAg ATTCGTGAGCTGAAATCTAAGCTACAAGATGACAAAAGCGAAGGCAAAGTTTTAGTTAAAGAAGAGGTAATGGtgtctgaaagtgatgatgataaGGCGATAGATCATCAAGCAAAAACATCAATGGATGATGTTCTAGCTGAAtgtgatgaagatgatgatgcaaATGAGCTCAACTTTGTTGAGAGCTTTAACAGCAGCAATGGAGTAATGAATGGTGCCTCAATTTTTACTGATTTTAAAGATGGATCGTGTGATAGTGACTCAAGCGCAATCTTGAATGAGGAGAATCTCAATAACAGCAGCAGCAGCCCAAATGCTGCTATTTCTTCATCTGGAGGAGGGGTTGTTCTTCAAACAGTACCCCACCAGTTCTTGATATCcaatggaggaggaggaggtggtggttCTTCATCAACAACCATTAGTAATGGATTTCAGTTTGGTCATGACTCAAAAGCAGCAATTCTTGGAGAAGCTCAcaaatcatcatcatcagcagcagcagcagccgcATACCAGCCACAGTTTGTGAAAATTGAGGAGCACAATTTTTTCAGCGGTGATGACTCATGCAGTACCTTTTTTTCAGATGATCAACCTCCCACTCTTCATTGGTATTGCCCTGAAGAGTGGaattga